In Anaerobaca lacustris, one DNA window encodes the following:
- a CDS encoding DUF3472 domain-containing protein, producing the protein MPTMKHASCLLTVLALAMSAAATHAAEWSVPVAGNAFRTAPAPGSDGFRRNGAIAWADAEGVFSIYFHVDRPAILSLALHASVPAGHSTLVVRIGERTVQTSIEGADPAPHRIGRIEVVQAGYVRVDLQGAERDGSVYAEIRDLLISSDTEDLVLDYVKTNQGNLFYWGRRGPSVHLRYEVPQDRTLQYAYSEITVPPGQDPIGSFFMANGFGEGYFGIQVNGPEERRVLFSVWSPFQTDNPRDIPEDQRIVALGSGPGVRVGEFGNEGSGGQSFLVYPWTAGTTYRFLTEVKPDGQGSTIYTAWFGDKSAGQWRLIASFRRPKTDTHLRGFHSFLESFHPSFGHVGRRAYHGNVWVRDTEGQWHECTRARFSADATGRGRHRLDFTGGAEGERFFLRNCGFFNETGKPGETFTRRSTADQRPDIDFDSLQRR; encoded by the coding sequence ATGCCGACCATGAAACACGCATCCTGTCTGCTCACCGTCCTTGCCCTTGCGATGTCCGCCGCTGCCACGCACGCCGCCGAGTGGTCGGTCCCGGTGGCCGGCAACGCCTTTCGCACCGCCCCCGCTCCCGGAAGCGACGGTTTTCGTCGCAATGGCGCCATCGCCTGGGCCGATGCCGAAGGCGTGTTCTCGATCTATTTCCATGTCGACCGCCCGGCGATCCTCAGCCTGGCGCTCCATGCCAGCGTCCCTGCCGGCCACTCGACCCTTGTTGTCCGCATCGGTGAGCGGACCGTCCAAACCTCGATCGAAGGCGCCGATCCGGCCCCGCACCGAATCGGCCGCATTGAAGTGGTGCAGGCCGGATATGTTCGCGTCGATCTCCAGGGCGCCGAGCGTGATGGGTCGGTGTATGCCGAGATCCGCGACCTTCTCATCTCCTCGGACACCGAGGACCTCGTGCTCGACTACGTGAAGACGAACCAGGGCAACCTGTTCTACTGGGGCCGTCGCGGGCCATCGGTCCACCTCCGATATGAGGTGCCGCAGGATCGCACGCTGCAGTACGCCTACAGCGAGATCACCGTACCGCCGGGGCAGGATCCGATCGGCTCCTTCTTCATGGCCAACGGCTTCGGCGAAGGCTACTTCGGCATCCAGGTGAACGGTCCCGAGGAGCGGCGGGTGCTGTTTTCCGTCTGGAGCCCGTTCCAGACCGACAATCCTCGCGACATCCCGGAAGACCAGCGCATCGTCGCCCTCGGCAGCGGCCCCGGAGTGCGTGTCGGCGAGTTCGGCAACGAAGGTTCCGGCGGCCAGAGCTTCCTCGTCTATCCGTGGACGGCCGGCACCACCTACCGCTTCCTCACGGAGGTGAAACCCGATGGCCAGGGCAGCACGATCTACACCGCCTGGTTCGGTGACAAATCGGCGGGCCAATGGCGTCTGATCGCCAGCTTCCGGCGACCGAAGACCGACACCCACCTACGCGGCTTCCATTCGTTCCTCGAGAGTTTCCATCCCAGCTTCGGCCACGTCGGGCGTCGTGCGTATCACGGCAACGTGTGGGTTCGCGACACCGAAGGGCAATGGCACGAATGCACGAGGGCGCGATTCTCCGCCGATGCCACTGGGCGCGGCCGGCATCGGCTGGATTTCACCGGTGGCGCCGAAGGCGAGCGCTTCTTCCTGCGCAACTGCGGCTTCTTCAACGAGACAGGCAAGCCCGGCGAAACCTTCACCCGCCGTTCCACTGCCGACCAGAGGCCCGACATCGATTTCGATTCGCTCCAACGGCGCTGA
- a CDS encoding M20/M25/M40 family metallo-hydrolase yields the protein MRRSALVHLVCAFVSLPVVAEPLPHHAESICGFPIYRTVHRLASTEFHGRLSGHAGYDAAAAWVAEMFQSWGIEPADDEHGYLLPFPIQYTLVNDASMSLFLFDEREEGGVREMVLEPEKGFLPLLFSDTGDRTAEVVFVGWGIHAPELGYDDYSGVDVAGRFVMCFRGTPDPSNPAYQHHDQHRTRMRRAKDAGALGLIYIYEEPIANPNGDWIEGFTPVNISYAAADHLLAERGLGSASVRADLLKYKRPISFELRSKARIRVESTHFPQATGHNVVGYIEGTDPQLRNEVVVVGAHLDHCGTHMGLLFGGADDNASGSAAVIEIARAFAQNKIQTKRSVLFCLFGAEEMGLIGSRHLANHFPDQFTTISHMINFDMVGAGDGSRCGYSAAHMDLKELVEKVDGQIQTVRSMFPIRELGVRGSDHAPFHARGIPVLYFASNGPHLRYHTTGDTIYRMNPHVMQDIARIGYLLTIELATK from the coding sequence GTGCGAAGATCAGCTCTTGTTCATCTTGTGTGTGCGTTCGTTTCGCTACCGGTCGTGGCGGAACCGTTGCCGCACCATGCGGAATCGATCTGCGGTTTCCCGATCTACCGGACGGTGCACCGGCTGGCGTCGACCGAGTTTCACGGGCGGCTGAGTGGACATGCCGGCTATGACGCTGCGGCTGCCTGGGTGGCGGAGATGTTCCAGTCATGGGGCATAGAACCAGCCGACGATGAGCATGGCTATCTGCTGCCGTTCCCCATTCAATATACGCTTGTCAACGACGCGTCGATGTCGCTGTTTCTGTTCGATGAGCGGGAGGAGGGCGGCGTCCGTGAGATGGTGCTTGAGCCGGAGAAGGGCTTCCTTCCCTTGCTCTTCAGCGATACCGGCGACCGGACGGCGGAGGTGGTGTTTGTCGGGTGGGGCATTCACGCGCCGGAGCTCGGATACGATGATTACTCCGGAGTGGATGTGGCGGGGAGATTCGTGATGTGTTTTCGCGGAACGCCGGATCCGTCGAATCCGGCCTACCAGCACCACGACCAGCATCGCACACGCATGCGGCGTGCCAAGGATGCCGGTGCGCTCGGTCTGATCTACATCTATGAGGAACCGATTGCCAATCCGAACGGAGATTGGATCGAAGGATTCACCCCGGTGAACATCAGTTACGCTGCGGCCGATCATCTGCTCGCCGAGCGCGGGCTTGGCAGCGCTTCTGTCCGGGCGGACCTCCTGAAGTACAAGCGACCGATCTCTTTCGAATTGCGGTCCAAAGCCCGGATACGGGTCGAATCGACGCACTTCCCGCAGGCGACCGGTCACAATGTCGTAGGGTACATCGAGGGAACCGATCCCCAATTGCGGAATGAAGTGGTTGTCGTCGGCGCCCATCTGGACCATTGCGGGACTCACATGGGGTTGCTCTTCGGAGGCGCCGACGACAATGCAAGCGGAAGTGCGGCTGTGATCGAAATCGCACGTGCATTTGCCCAGAACAAGATTCAGACGAAGCGGTCGGTCCTGTTCTGTCTGTTCGGCGCCGAGGAAATGGGCCTGATCGGTTCGCGGCACCTCGCCAACCACTTTCCGGACCAGTTCACGACCATTTCCCACATGATCAACTTCGACATGGTCGGCGCCGGCGATGGTTCGCGCTGCGGCTACAGTGCCGCGCACATGGACCTGAAGGAACTGGTCGAAAAAGTTGACGGGCAGATCCAAACCGTTCGATCGATGTTCCCGATACGCGAACTCGGCGTGCGCGGCAGCGATCATGCGCCGTTTCATGCAAGAGGGATACCGGTGCTGTATTTTGCCTCGAACGGACCTCATCTGAGGTATCATACCACCGGCGATACGATCTATCGGATGAATCCTCATGTCATGCAGGACATCGCGCGGATCGGGTATCTGCTGACCATCGAACTGGCTACGAAGTAG